In one Grus americana isolate bGruAme1 chromosome 1, bGruAme1.mat, whole genome shotgun sequence genomic region, the following are encoded:
- the GOLT1B gene encoding vesicle transport protein GOT1B isoform X1, which produces MISLSDTQKIGMGLTGFGVFFLFFGMILFFDKALLAIGNVLFVAGLSFVIGLERTFRFFFQKHKMKATGFFLGGVLIVLIGWPLIGMILEIYGFFLLFRGFFPVVVGFIRRVPVLGYLLNLPGISSLVDKVGESNNMV; this is translated from the exons aTGATCTCCCTCTCAGATACTCAGA agattGGAATGGGACTAACAGGCTTTGgagtgtttttccttttctttggaatGATACTCTTCTTTGACAAAGCTCTTTTGGCTATTGGAAAT GTTTTATTTGTGGCTGGCTTGTCTTTTGTTATTGGTTTAGAAAGAACATTTAGattcttctttcaaaaacacaaaatgaaagcaacagGCTTTTTCCTGGGTGGTGTGCTCATAGTTCTCATTGGTTGGCCTTTAATAGGAATGATCCTTGAAATTTATGGGTTCTTCCTATTATTCAG GGGATTCTTTCCTGTGGTGGTTGGCTTTATTAGAAGAGTTCCAGTTCTTGGATATCTCTTGAATTTACCCGGTATAAGCTCG CTTGTAGATAAAGTTGGAGAAAGCAACAACATGGTATAA
- the GOLT1B gene encoding vesicle transport protein GOT1B isoform X2, which produces MISLSDTQKIGMGLTGFGVFFLFFGMILFFDKALLAIGNVLFVAGLSFVIGLERTFRFFFQKHKMKATGFFLGGVLIVLIGWPLIGMILEIYGFFLLFRGFFPVVVGFIRRVPVLGYLLNLPGISSPT; this is translated from the exons aTGATCTCCCTCTCAGATACTCAGA agattGGAATGGGACTAACAGGCTTTGgagtgtttttccttttctttggaatGATACTCTTCTTTGACAAAGCTCTTTTGGCTATTGGAAAT GTTTTATTTGTGGCTGGCTTGTCTTTTGTTATTGGTTTAGAAAGAACATTTAGattcttctttcaaaaacacaaaatgaaagcaacagGCTTTTTCCTGGGTGGTGTGCTCATAGTTCTCATTGGTTGGCCTTTAATAGGAATGATCCTTGAAATTTATGGGTTCTTCCTATTATTCAG GGGATTCTTTCCTGTGGTGGTTGGCTTTATTAGAAGAGTTCCAGTTCTTGGATATCTCTTGAATTTACCCGGTATAAGCTCG CCTACGTAG